The region GATTTTTACCGCGAGGCGCATGGCCTCATCTTTGCCAGTATGCGGGGTCTATTCGAGCGCGGCGATCCGGTGGACCTGATTACTCTCTCCGAGGCCCTGAAAAAGACCGGGACCCTGGACAAAGTTGGTGGACCGGCCTATCTGGCGGAGTTGGCCGATGCGGTCGGTACCGCGGCCAACGTTGAACATTATGCCCGCATTGTACGCGAGAAGGCGGTGCTCAGACGGCTTATTACCACCTCCGGCCAGATTTCTGAACAATGCTTTGCTTCGGTTGGCGAGGTGGACCAGGTCCTGGATGATGCGGAAAGGTCTATCTTTTCCATCCGTGACACGCGGCTCGAACAAACGCTTCAGCCTATAGACAGTGGGATGCTGACCAGGACCATTAAAATTATTGAGGATCGGTATGGGAGCGGCGGTTCGATCATTGGCGTTCCCACCGGCTTCAAGGATTTGGACCTGCTGACCTCTGGATTCCAGCCTTCAGACCTGATCATAATCGCTGGCCGTCCTTCCATGGGCAAGACGGCTCTGGCCCTCAACATCGCCATGAATGCCGCCATCCCGGACGAAAGGGATATGAAAGAGGGGGACCCATACAGCGTCGCCTTTTTCTCCCTGGAGATGTCCCAGAACCAGATACTTCTCCGCCTGCTCTGTTCCCTGGCCCGGATTGACCTTCATGCCGTGCGCACCGGCCGGCTGCGGGGTTCGGATTTTACTCTCCTGACCGAGGCTGCAACCAAGCTGACCGAGGCGCCCATTTACATTGACGATAGCGGGGACCTCAGTATTCTGGATATCCGCGCCAAGGCCCGGCGGCTTAAATCCAGACTCCTGAACCAGGGCCAGAACTTGGGCATGATCATTGTTGATTATCTTCAACTAGTCAGGGGCCTGAGCCCTGAAGGCAGAAGGGGCCGGAGCGACAACCGCGAGCAGGAGATTTCGGAAATCAGCCGCTCCCTCAAGGCCCTGGCCAAGGAACTGAACATGCCGGTGGTCGCGCTGTCCCAGTTAAACCGCCAGGTGGAGAGCCGGCCTGACCGCAAGCCTATCCTGGCCGACCTGAGGGAATCCGGGGCCATTGAACAGGATGCGGACGTAATCACCTTTGTCTTTCGCGAGGAAATTTACAAACCTGACTATGAAGAGGTCAAAGGCAAGGCCGAGCTTCTGGTCGGTAAACAGCGTAACGGCCCCACCGGTGTGGTGCATCTGACCTTCCTGTCCCCCTGCGCCCGGTTCAGGTCTGCGGCCCGGCATGAGGCGGAGTATTAATGGCGAAGGATAAGAACCTCCTTAACCAGATTCATTCGCAAGGAGCCGTAACTTATTAGTAAGTTAGAAGGCCAGACAACCGGGCTTAAGTCCAACCAACTCCACCGGCTGCGAAAGATTTACCGTCGCCGGGTTCCCCCTAAATCACTTATCAGTCTCGAGCTGGCCCGGGAGATATCCGGGATTTCATTCGAGATCGGCCGCCAGGTCGGATTGCTGCTAAATCGTTCCGGGTCGGTCGCTTCGGTTGTGGTCGGAGACAGCCGCGGCCTGTTTCTTCCGATCATGGGTCGGCAGAGAGGCGCTCTAACCCGGCTTAAAGGCCTCCGTCTGGTGCATACGCATCTGTCCGGTGAGGGCCTCACTCAGGATGACCTCAACGACCTAGCTGCGCTCCGCCTGGACATGATTGCGGCCATTCAGGTCGGCCCGGAAGGCCTTCCTCAAATGATCGAGGCCGCCCATCTCCTGCCGGCCAATGACGGCAGGGAGACGGTGGCTCGTATATCTGCGGCTAACGTGACCAGCCTGGATATTGATTTTTCCGTCTTGATCCGGTCCCTGGAAGATGAGCTGGCCAGGACTCAAAAGGTCGCCCAGGCGGCCGGGTCCGTGGATCGGGCTATTCTGGTCAGTGTGACCGCTGTTAATAAGGCAAAGGCCGAGGATCATCTGGCCGAACTGGAGGAACTGGCTCAGACCGCGGGGCTCGAAGTCCTGGACAGGATTCTGCTTCATCAGCGCAAAAGCAGGTCCTCGCGTCTCCTTAGCCGGGACCGGCTCAGTGAGCTGACTATTCGAGCCTTTCAGCTGGGTGCGGACCTCCTTGTCTTTGGTCAGGATTTGAGTCCGGCTGAGATCAACAGGCTGAGCGATTTGATTGAACTGCGGATCATTGACCGCACACAACTCATTCTGGATATCTTCGCCCAACGAGCCCGAACCCGGGAAGGCAAGATTCAGGTGGAGATGGCCCAGCTCAACTACCTTCTCCCCCGGCTGATCAGGAAGAATACAGCCATGTCGCGCCTGACCGGCGGCATCGGGGGAAGGGGACCGGGTGAAACCAAGCTGGAAATCAACCGCCGCCGGGTGCGGGAAAGAATATCCCGCTTGAAAAAAGAGCTGGAACTCATCAAGGCCCAGCGCGGCAGGCACCGTGCCCGTCGGGCCCGGGAAGGCCTGCCTGTGGTTTCCATTATAGGCTATACCAACGCGGGCAAGTCTACCCTCCTCAATAATCTGACCCACAGCAACGTGCTGGCCGAAGACCGCCTTTTCGCCACCCTTGACCCCACCAGCCGAAGGCTCAAGTTCCCTCGGGACCGGGCGATCATCATCACTGATACGGTTGGTTTTATCGAGGATTTGCCGCCTGACCTTATTAACGCCCTGGCCGCAACCCTGGAAGAGCTTTCAATCGCGGACCTGCTGCTCCATGTCATTGATACATCCAACCCCCGATTTTCCGAACAGATTCAAACCGTGAACGACCTGCTCGCCAGGCTTGACCTCTCGCACATTCCGGTCTTGCCTGTCCTGAACAAGGTTGACCTGGTTGATCCCAAGATCGTTCCGGGCCTGGCCGGGAGGTACAGGGCCCTGGCCCTGTCTGCCATTGATCCGGACACTTTCTCTCCCCTGGTCAAGGAGCTTCAGCGCCGTTTACACTGGTTTGACGACTTGCCCCTGAAGGCCAAGGGATATGCGCTTTAGCGTCCATTTAAGTACAGTGTCGCAGGGAATAAACCGCATCACCTGGAAACTGTGAAAAAAATTTTATGAGGCAGAATATGAAGAAACCCAGATTCCTTATGCTGTGTCTTGTCTTTTTTTTAGTCCTTTGGTTCCCCCTTTTAAAAGCTGACAATGCAGGGGCCGCCCAGAGCCTGTGGTCCCAGAAAGTCAAATTCCATCATCCGCTCAAGGACGTCTACACTGCCAGCCAGCCCATCTCCGGCTGCGCCTGGGTGGAGACCGACGACGGGGTCGTGCTCATAGACACCTTGCTGACCAAATGGGCCGCCAGGCAAGCATTAAACAAGATCCACGAGACCAGCGGCAAGGTGAAATATATTATCTACACGCATGGCCACCTGGATCATGTGGGCGGATGCGCGGTCTTCATGGCTGACTGTCCAAAGGAGATAATAGCCAACAAGTACGTGCCCGACCGGCTGGATAAGTACAAAATGCTGGCGGAGCACCGGGCCCGCATCGCATCGCAGCAGTTTAATATTCCTGCAAGACCAAGGCAGGTTTATGACTGGATCTATCCGACCAGAACTTTTTTAGGCACATTGACCCTTTCTATTGGCGGCAAGACATTTGAACTCCATTCCGCCCGCGGGGAAACAGACGACGTCTGCTGGATCTGGGTCCCGGAGATCAGAGCGGCCTTTATCGGGGACCTGCTCATCGGTACCTTCCCAAACATTGGCAACCCCTGGAAACCGACGCGGTTTACACTGGACTGGGCCAAGGTTCTGGAAGAAGTGCGAGCCAAGAATCCGGAGTTCGTCTTTTGTAATGGGGCCGGGATTGTTTACCAAGGGAAAGAGGCTCTGGAAGTTCTGGAAGACACCATTGAGGCCATCCGCAGTCTGCATGATCAGGTCGTTGAGTGCATCAACAAAGACATGCACATAACAGAAATGATTCATGCCGTTAAACTGCCAGATCACCTCAAAGACAAACCCTATCTTCGGTTCACATACTCCCGGCCGGAATTCTTCGTCTTCAACACCTACCGCTGGTACCATGGCTACTTTGATCACAATCCGGCTAACCTTCTGCCGCGGCCCCAGAAAGAGGTGAACGCAGAGATTTTTAAGCTTATCGGGGATCAGGATAAAATCCTGCGCAGAGCCAGGGAGCTCTTTAACCAGGGCCAGGCGCAGCTCGGGCTTCAAGTTCTGGATGTACTCATTCAGGCTGTTCCAGATAATATCGCGGCGCGTAAATTACGCATTAAAATCATGGAAGCGCTTAGCTTAGGTGATTACTGCTGGATGTCCCGCAACGCCTGGACTCATTTCATAAAAAAAGACAGACAGTTCATATACTTAAATAGTAATCCTTAAAGTTTTACTTTCAACTCAGGTGAAATCAAATCACCTTATGCTGTTTGGCCTTTCATTGCCTCTGCCTTAAGGCGGTTGAGGGCCTAGAGTCAGTCAAGTATTTTCGGCCCAAACGACGCTTGAGATGAAGCCGGTGAAAATTTTGGACTCCTATCGAGTTTGGTGTTATCCTTGATGAACTCAAACATTCAGAACCAGAGGCTGGAGAAGGTTTGACGCATGCGTGCTGACAGGATTATCCGGATCATCGCTTTGATCCTTTTATGCACCCTGGTTTATTATTTCAGCTACGACCAGGGACGCCGGACTATTAAACCCCGCGTTGACAAGCTTGAGCAGGCCTTGGCCGCCAAGGAGAGGGTCATTGAGGCCCTGGCTTTAGAGGTCCGCCGCCAGAAAGAAAAGGCGGCCAGGCTGGAGGAACAACTGAACCAGGGCGTCCGGGGTGATGTCGCTAAACCTGCCAACCAGGCCCTGGCCAAGGTCTTGATCCGGCTTGGCTCGTCCCGGACCCTGCTCGACCGACGCCTGGTTGTCGCCTGTCTCGAGATTGATCGCGAGGCAAAGCAGGCCATGCTCCAGTTTAACTTCCTCGAAGAAAACAGAATTCAGCCCGTGCTCGTCAAGGTTGGCCAGAGTGTCACCTTCACCTTGGCTGATAAGAAATACATCATTATTTTGGATCAGCTGCTCCCCTCCTCGGTACGCCTGCAGCTCATGACTCAATCGTGATGCATCAGTCATGAACGATAACCTGGAAATCATCCTGAATTTCCTGAGAGAACGTTCAACCCAGGCCCAGGACTGGCTTAAGTCCCCATATCTTTATCTTGATCCTGAGGGTGTCCAGTATTTATTTCAGGAGTTGACCGGCCTCAAAGGTTTGCCTTCGATGAGGCTCGATCCTGGGGAAGGCCGGGCTGAACTGAGGCTCGAAAGCGGCCCCGGCTCTGAACTTCCGCTTCATCTGGTGTATCAGGCCCTGGTTCCCCTGGTCAGGCAAAAAGCGCCTCTGATAAATAGAAAGGAAGAGCTGACTGGATTGGTCCAAAGCTATGCCTGGGTCCAGGGCATGCTCCAGGGAACGCGTTTCCCGGACGGTGCTTTCAATATCGAAATCCTTTTTCACGGGACACGAGGGCTGCTCTTTTATACCAGGGACTTTTTTAGCTCCATGCTGCGGCCCCTCCTGGACCATGACCGGATTTTTACCCTGCAGTGCCCGGTCGAGGCCCTGGTTTACGTGCATGGCCCGGTCATGAAGCAGATCTTTTACCACCATACATATGGCGACAACAAGGAGCATGACTGGCTGCCTCTGGTGCCGGTGGCCATCCAGGCATGTAAGGCGGATGGCTCCAGCCCCGGAACCAGTGAGAACGCGTGCTCAGCTAGGAGCTGATCTGCCTGGGGAAACCGGGTGGATTTTATTTTATCTTTTATGAAAGCAGGTCAGGCCTTATGATCCTTTTACTGTTTTTCTTTTTTATCGTCCTCTTCGTCTCATTTATCTGCTCGTTCTCAGAGGCGGTCCTCCTGTCTCTCACCCACAGCCATGCCGCCTTGCTGGAAAAACAGGGACTCAGGAGCGGGCGGATTCTTGTGGGGCTGAAGGAAAGGATAAATCGTCCCCTGGCGGCCATTTTGACCTTAAATACCATTGCCAACACCCTAGGCGCCGCCGGTGTCGGGGCTCAGACCCTCCACCTCTATGGCAGCAAATGGGTTGCCTTGTCATCAGGGGTGCTAACTTTTTGCATCTTGATTCTGGCGGAGATCGTTCCCAAGACGCTGGGGGCGGTTTACTGGAAGCAATTGTCATCTCCGGCCGCATATTTGATTCGCTTTTTAATCGTCGTTGCCTATCCGTTTGTCGTTATCATTGAAGGCGTTTCCCGTTTGATTGGGACCCGGAAGGATATCATCAAAATAACGCGGGAGGAGGTAATTGTGGCGGCCGAAATCGGCGAGGATGAAGGAGAATTAGTTCAAAGAGAGGAGCGCATCATAAAGAACCTCCTCCGTCTGAACAAAATATACGCCAGAGACATCCTGACCCCCAGGGCCGTTATTTTTGCGCAGCCTAAAGACCAGACCATAGGTGAGGTGCTCAAAGGGAATACTCCGCTCCGTTTTTCACGAATCCCTGTCTTTGGTGAAGACCTCGACGACATCATCGGTATGGTTTACCGATTTGAGCTTCTGGACCTGTTTTCGCGAGAACAGACTGACAAGAAGCTGGAAGCGATTGTCCATCCCGTTCATGTTGTGCCTGAATCCAAATCTATCGCCGAGATCCTCGACGAATTCATTAAACGGCGTGAACATCTCTTTCTGGTGGTGGATGAGTATGGAGGCACGGCCGGGATTGTGACCTTGGAAGATACGATTGAAACCCTGCTCGGCGTGGAGATCGTGGATGAATCTGATTCTATAGAAGATATGCAGGAGTATGCCCGGAGAAAGTGGGCTAAACGAAGGAGAGACGAAGGTCTCTATGAGTGAGTATAAATAAGGGGCCTTGTTTGAGCTTCTCTGCTTCCGTCCTTGACAGACAACATCTTTGCCTTATACTTTAGTTCAAGAGGCAGGTTTATCATGAGCTACTTAAGGAAAATTAAAGAGGAGATTTCATTCAGCCTGCATCTGCGCCGCGAGAAAACCGCCCGGCGTCTGGGCGAACTTTCCTCCCGCGAAAAGAGGCTTTATCTTTTCCGCAACACCCTCGACACCTCACCCAGGACCGAATCGTTTAGATCCTGAACGAAAATTAAGGCAAACGACAAAAATACGTTCCGAATTTTTACATCCTCTCTTTATTTCGTGCAAAATAATCGGGGCGCCAGACATTTCTAGTTTGGCGCCCCTCTGCCGAAGGCAATCTTTTCCCTGTTATGAACCGGTAGTTATTTTGTTAGAAACGATTTTACATCTAGATTGTTGACGGCCAAAGAGAAGGCCTCGCTCAGGGTTTTCTGACCGGTTTTTTGGCCTAGCAGATTGTATTTTTCGGTTCGTCCCGAGACTCGCTCCTGATAAAAGACCTTGCCTTGCCGGTAAACTTTGGCAAAGAAAGTAACCTCGGCCTTAAAGTTACTTCCGACCAGGTCCAGCAGAACCTTTTCGATCTCGAGGGTTAGCGTCACGATCTCCTTAGAAGGCTGCTGGATGACACTTACGCCTAGGTTGCTGAGCCGCAAGTTCAATGCGTCTGTGAAGTCCTGTTTGATATCCGTGGTGGCGGTCTTTTCCTCATCCGGCTTGGCGGTCCGTTCAAACAGGTTTATGACTGAACCGGTGCCAGACCAGATCTTCATCTGTTTGACCTTCGGGCTGAGGATTTCCTTGACCGGGCGCATGTCTTTTACCTGGAGATAGATTCTTTTTACGGTCAAGGGTTTCTCTGTATCAGTTTTGTAACTGATACCCTTTTCCTGTGTAGCGCAGCTGCTTAAAAACAACAGGGCCAAGACGGCTGGCATGATCCTCTTCATCGGTCTCTCCTTTTTCTTTTGTAATAGGAACTCATCATATCTCAAGCGGTCTCTCAGTTCAAATAAAAAAGAGCTATTGTTATTTCTGGTTTTTCTTTCAATGCGTTTTATATCTTCAATCATTGTTCAGGATGGCGCCCGGATCTGCTTCAGAAAGTCGAAGCAAAGAACTTTGTTCAGGGAGCCTGGACAAACGTACCAGGTCTTACCGATATTTTTCACGCCGTTTCTTTCGAGCCGCCCGTTTCCAATCCTTGTCTTTTCTGTCTTTCCTTCTTTTTTCGCCTTGATGACGCCGCCACAGGTCTGGATCGCGCTCAGGCTCCAGCTTGAAGGTGCCGGGCGTTGGCGGTTCAGGTGGAGGCGAGGGTTTCTTTTTTTCCGCCACGGTTTTTTCTGGAGGCAAAGACGGCCCGGAAAAGAATTGCGGGGACAGGTCTTTGACCAGGTAGATTATCTCGAGCGGGCGCCAGAATACGGTCCCCTGTCGGCTTGCCTTGGCCGCCTGGACAGTCAAGAGAATGGGCTGCCGGTCTCGGCGGCTGCCGACGCGCAGAGCCATTTCAGGCGTCATGTAGAGGGGCACCCAGGGCCATTGGCTGGGCTTAAGCCCATGCTCGAGGATAGCGGGGTAGGCCTTACGCCGGGCAGCGTGATACAACAAGACCGGGGGATTGACTTCAGGAAATGGTCCCAGTTCAAGGTGCGTCTCGCCAGGCGCCACCCTGATCTGCTTATCTGCTATCTCAAATGTGGTGTCTGCCGGTTCTCTGACCAGGGCGTCGAGATGACTTTCCCGGACAAATGACCACCCTTGTTCCTCCCTGAGGGCAATCAGGAGTTCCTTGGTTGAAACAAAGCCCTCTTCATCCAATAACAGGCCGAATTCATCGGGTCGGTGGCCAAGCATGTATGTTACCATGCGGCTCAGGCTTTGCCGCTGCTGCCTGATTTTTTGTTTGCTCACCTTCCGGCTGTCTTGGTTTTCCTTTGCTTATTTATTGAAAATAGTAGCATGAAACAGGGATAAAAAAAAGGCCGGCTCATTCAGCCGGCCTCAAGAGGCAGGTTCTTCCTTAGTGGACTTTAATCTCTATCTTTTTGGGTTTGGATTCTTCTGTTTTCGGTAATGTCACCTTGAGGACGCCGTTTTCCATCTTGGCATTGATTTTTTCACGATCAACATTTTCGGGTAAGTTGAAAACTCGAACGTAAGTTCCATATCTGCGTTCACGCAGGTGGTATTCTTCCTGCTCTTCTTTCTTTTCTTCCTCATGCTCCGCCGTCAGCTTCAGCTGCCCGTCGTTGACTTCAAGCTGGATCTCTTTTTCAGCAAAGCCCGGCAGTTCAGCTGTGACAAGGTATTCATGCTCGGTCTCAGCAACATCTACCCGAGGGGTGATCGTGTACTCCTTTTCCTCGAAGGTGTCAAAGAAGAAGGGCCTGAAGAGATCATCAAAAAGCCTGCGCCTCGGAAGCAACCCTTTTAATGGATCATAAAGTGTTAGTGCTGTCATTTTTCCATCCTCCTTTCTTCAACTTCATTTACCTGTAACATAAGTCCGAAGTCGTCTTTGTCAACCCTCAGGAATCGGGAATGCGAGATGAAGGCCTCTGATGATTGACACCGGATGAGCATTGGGATATTTTTAAATAATGGTTGATCGGAATAACAAAGAAGCAGAGGCAGTTGAGGAGGAGCTCGAGGAGTTAGAACCCTCGTCCGGGGATGACCTTCTGCCAATAACCAGAATAGAGGCTGAGGCTCCGGCTCTCTATGATCCCCTGGATCGCTATTTTTACGAAGTCGGGAAGTACCATCTCCTGACCCGGGAAGAGGAGACGGCTCTGGCGATCAAGGTCCGGGAACACCACGACCAGGAAGCAGCTTACCGTCTGGTAACGTCAAACCTGAGGCTCGTTATCAAAATCGCCATGGATTTCCATCGCCATTGGACAAAGAACCTGCTGGATTTGATCCAGGAAGGCAATGTCGGCTTGATACAGGCAGTTTCCAAATTCAACCCTTACCGCGGCGTCAAGTTCTCCTATTATGCCTCCTTCTGGATCAAGGCGTATATTCTCAAGTTTATCCTGGACAACTGGCACCTGGTGCGGGTGGGCACAACGCAGGCCCAGCGCAAGCTCTTCTTTAACTTGAAAAAGGAAAAGGAAAAATTACTAGCTCAAGGAATTGATCCCGGCCCCAAGCTCCTGGCAGAACAACTTCAGGTCAGGGAAAAGGATGTAATCGAGATGGAGCCCCGTCTGGAGGGGGCAGAGATTTCCCTGGATGCCTCGGCGTACGAAGACTCAAAGGACGCCTTCCTTACATTTTTACCGGCTGATGAGACGGAAACGGATGATTTCCTGGCGAAAAAAGAGATCAAAAAAATGCTGCATGCGATTGTGGAAGATTTTCGGCAGACACTCGAAGGCCGCGACCTGGATATCTTCGACAACCGTATTTTAGCTGAAAATCCACTAACTTTGCAGGAGATGGGTCAGAAATACGATATCTCCCGGGAGCGTATCCGGCAGCTTGAAGATCGAATAAAAAAGAATCTTCGCCAGCGTTTTATGGAAGAGTTCCCAGAATTTACCGCAGATGATTTCCTGGCGGCCATTGGAATGGAGGATTAATCCTTGCGGTACCAAGGCACTGTCTACCGACCGCCAAGTGAAGCGCAAAGCCTGCTCATCCAGGCAACGATCGGCTGTCCGCTATGCTCCTGAGCGATCATATTTCCAATTACATCAATCTTACGGGGGAGCTGCCAGGGGACAGGCCGGAGCTGCTGGCTGATCTTGAGGCGGCCATGGATCTGGACTGCTCCCAACTAGCTCGACGTCTAACGGTCTTATAGTTGCAGGGTTGGTCACGGCGGCTGGAGGGCTTATTTAAACTTCATAGCAGGAAGGAAAAATTTTTGTCTATTATTCGATTTTTTTTAGCCTGGTGTATGCTGACGCCATTTGTGCTGATCTGTGCTTGCGCTCCTGTTCCGCCCGCATCCATTTCGGCTTCAAGTCCTTATCCGGACGAATCCAAGGAGCAGAAGCCTGTCTCTAAGGCCTCTCTGGATCAGCTTCCCCGGGCGGCAGCCTACTATTATTTTATGCTGTCCAACCTTTCTCTGGCTGCGGGTAAGGCCCAGCTTGGCCTTGAATATCTCAACACTGCCAGGCAAATAGACCCGGAGTCGGCTTTTTTAGAAGGTGAGCTGGCATATTATTATCTCAGGGGAGGTCAATCGGCAGAGGCCCTGAAGCACGCCCGCTCGGCTGTGGCCAAGAATCCTGACTATCGCCCGGCGCGTCTCTTGCTGGCCGGATTTCTCAAGGCCATGAAGCGGCACGAGGAGGCCATTGCGGAGTATAAGACCATCTTAGAAAAGGACCCTGACGCCTACGAGGTTCTCATGCGCCTGGGGATGATATACATGGATCTCCGGCGGTATGAGCAGGCAGAAAAGGTTTTGACGCATCTGCTTGAGATCAAGCCGGAGTCTCATTTTGCTATTTTTTATCTTGGACGGATCGCCTTGGCCCGGAAGGAGGTTGTCCGGGCTGAGGAGCGTTTTTTAGAGGCATTGAAGATTGCCCCGGAGTTCGAACCCGCCTTTAGCAATCTGGTTATCCTGTATGAAAAAGATGAAAAGCCAGAAAAATTAGAAGAGCTCGAGAAGGTATATCAAAAATTGATACGCCTCAAACCCTCAGCCAATCAGGCCCGAATCCTCATGGCCCGGCTCTACCTCAAGTTCGGGCGGGAGAAGCAGGCTCAGGAGCTGTTCGATGAATTAAAGGCCGAGGCGCTAAACCCTAAAGATATCGGGCTTCGCATCGGCCTGGTCTATTTTGAACGGGGTCAGTTTGAAAAGGCCATCAAAGAGCTTCGACTCGTTCTTGAATCCGATCCGGACAACGTTCGGGCTAGATATTATTTGAGCCTGGCCTACGAGGAAACGGAGGAGTACCAGAAAGCCGTCGAGGGTTTTTTGTTCTTCAAGCCTGAATCGGATTTCTTTGTGGAAGCCCGGCTGCACCTGGCCTATGCCATGAGCGAGCTTGATGACCTCAAGGCCGCCATTCAATATATCAAGGAGGCCATCGAGCATAAGCCTAAACAGTCGGTTCTGTACCGCTCCCTGGCCACTCTTTACGAGGAGAACGAACAGTTAGACCTGGCAAAAGAGACCGTGGAAAAGGGTTTGAGAATGGACCCCCAAAACCTGGGCCTGAACTTCCGCCTGGGCGTTATACTTGACAAGTTTAAAGACAAGGAAGGTTCAATCAGGCAGATGAAAGGGGTCATTGAACTTGACCCTGAGCATGCCGACGCCATGAACTACCTGGCATACACCTGGGCTGAGATGGGCAGCAACCTGGATGAGGCCCTAATGCTGGCGCAAAAGGCTGCCAAGATCAAACCAAATGCCGGTTATATCATTGACACCATTGGCTGGATTTATTTCCAGCAGGGTATTTTCCCTTCAGCTCTAGAACATTTGAAACGAGCGGCCGAGCTCATGCCCGAAGATCCGGTCATTCATGAACATCTGGGTGACACCTATTTCAAGCTGGAGCAGTTTCAGAAGGCCTTTGAGGTTTACCTCGAGGTTCAGAAACTCGGTCCAGAAGACAAGGACCGTCTTGAAAAGAAGATCAGGGACCTTAAAGGCCTCTTGCCTTAAACTGGCCGGCTCGAGACAGATTTTGCTGGCTCTGCTGGCCTTTTCGTTCGCGGGCTGCGCGTCCTTAGCTCCTGTAATCCCTGAGCCCCCTCTGCCCGAGGCCTCGGCGCTGGTGGACCATTTTCGCGCTCAGCAAGGCAGGATTAAAAGTTTTGTCGCCCGGGGCCGGCTGCGGGTCGAGAGTCCTCAAGTTAATTATCAGGCCAAGATCACCTTGGCCGCTGTTCGTCCTGCCCGTTTCAGGCTGACAGCGATTGATTTTTTTGGGCGCTCAATGATGACTCTTGCCTCTAACCAGGGTGAAATCTTCTTCCTAGATCACAGTCGGGCCAGGCTATACCGGGGACCGATCAGCCAGGGAACCTTAAAGCGCTTCTTGCCTTTCAACCTAAAAATTTCTGATATCATTACCTTTTTTGTCGGCGGTGTTATATTGTCTTCCCACCAGGAGGCTGAAGTTTCGCGGGTGGAGCCTGGCCTGTGGCGCCTGAGCCTGCTGGGACCGAACAAGGCTACGAAGGAACGAATTTACCTGGACCCGTTGAACAGGCGTGTCCTTCGCATTGAGATGAGTTTTAAAGCGGAAGATGGTTTGATGCAGATCGAATTTTCAGACTATCGCGATCTGGAAGGTCAGGAGATTCCGTTTCACATACGACTGACGGATCGGCAGGAAAAGGCTGAGCTGATCCTGGATTACCAGGAGTTGAAACTTGATTTCGAACTCCCGGACAGGCTTTTCAATCTGTCAGCGCCGCCGGGCGTCGAGGTGATTGATCTGCCGGGCTGAGGGAGACATGGAGTTAAAACTTGCGGCTGACAGTATGCTGGGCGGTCTGGCCAGATGGCTGCGGTTGTTAGGGCTTGACACGTATTATTTGCAGCATGGCCCGGGGACTCCTCTGCCAGATCGTATCTTGCTCACCCGCCGCACCGGCCGGCCCCATCAGCCCCGGCTCAGGGGGTGGCTGGAGGTCATCAACCTCTCGCAAAACCGAACCCTGTCCCAGTTACAAGAGGCGGTTCAGGCCC is a window of Deltaproteobacteria bacterium DNA encoding:
- the dnaB gene encoding replicative DNA helicase, which produces MRQTGAAGAKVEELKLPPQSLEAEQSVLGAILRDETALVRVLEVRTEAEDFYREAHGLIFASMRGLFERGDPVDLITLSEALKKTGTLDKVGGPAYLAELADAVGTAANVEHYARIVREKAVLRRLITTSGQISEQCFASVGEVDQVLDDAERSIFSIRDTRLEQTLQPIDSGMLTRTIKIIEDRYGSGGSIIGVPTGFKDLDLLTSGFQPSDLIIIAGRPSMGKTALALNIAMNAAIPDERDMKEGDPYSVAFFSLEMSQNQILLRLLCSLARIDLHAVRTGRLRGSDFTLLTEAATKLTEAPIYIDDSGDLSILDIRAKARRLKSRLLNQGQNLGMIIVDYLQLVRGLSPEGRRGRSDNREQEISEISRSLKALAKELNMPVVALSQLNRQVESRPDRKPILADLRESGAIEQDADVITFVFREEIYKPDYEEVKGKAELLVGKQRNGPTGVVHLTFLSPCARFRSAARHEAEY
- the hflX gene encoding GTPase HflX; the protein is MSKLEGQTTGLKSNQLHRLRKIYRRRVPPKSLISLELAREISGISFEIGRQVGLLLNRSGSVASVVVGDSRGLFLPIMGRQRGALTRLKGLRLVHTHLSGEGLTQDDLNDLAALRLDMIAAIQVGPEGLPQMIEAAHLLPANDGRETVARISAANVTSLDIDFSVLIRSLEDELARTQKVAQAAGSVDRAILVSVTAVNKAKAEDHLAELEELAQTAGLEVLDRILLHQRKSRSSRLLSRDRLSELTIRAFQLGADLLVFGQDLSPAEINRLSDLIELRIIDRTQLILDIFAQRARTREGKIQVEMAQLNYLLPRLIRKNTAMSRLTGGIGGRGPGETKLEINRRRVRERISRLKKELELIKAQRGRHRARRAREGLPVVSIIGYTNAGKSTLLNNLTHSNVLAEDRLFATLDPTSRRLKFPRDRAIIITDTVGFIEDLPPDLINALAATLEELSIADLLLHVIDTSNPRFSEQIQTVNDLLARLDLSHIPVLPVLNKVDLVDPKIVPGLAGRYRALALSAIDPDTFSPLVKELQRRLHWFDDLPLKAKGYAL
- a CDS encoding MBL fold metallo-hydrolase, which translates into the protein MKKPRFLMLCLVFFLVLWFPLLKADNAGAAQSLWSQKVKFHHPLKDVYTASQPISGCAWVETDDGVVLIDTLLTKWAARQALNKIHETSGKVKYIIYTHGHLDHVGGCAVFMADCPKEIIANKYVPDRLDKYKMLAEHRARIASQQFNIPARPRQVYDWIYPTRTFLGTLTLSIGGKTFELHSARGETDDVCWIWVPEIRAAFIGDLLIGTFPNIGNPWKPTRFTLDWAKVLEEVRAKNPEFVFCNGAGIVYQGKEALEVLEDTIEAIRSLHDQVVECINKDMHITEMIHAVKLPDHLKDKPYLRFTYSRPEFFVFNTYRWYHGYFDHNPANLLPRPQKEVNAEIFKLIGDQDKILRRARELFNQGQAQLGLQVLDVLIQAVPDNIAARKLRIKIMEALSLGDYCWMSRNAWTHFIKKDRQFIYLNSNP
- a CDS encoding HlyC/CorC family transporter yields the protein MILLLFFFFIVLFVSFICSFSEAVLLSLTHSHAALLEKQGLRSGRILVGLKERINRPLAAILTLNTIANTLGAAGVGAQTLHLYGSKWVALSSGVLTFCILILAEIVPKTLGAVYWKQLSSPAAYLIRFLIVVAYPFVVIIEGVSRLIGTRKDIIKITREEVIVAAEIGEDEGELVQREERIIKNLLRLNKIYARDILTPRAVIFAQPKDQTIGEVLKGNTPLRFSRIPVFGEDLDDIIGMVYRFELLDLFSREQTDKKLEAIVHPVHVVPESKSIAEILDEFIKRREHLFLVVDEYGGTAGIVTLEDTIETLLGVEIVDESDSIEDMQEYARRKWAKRRRDEGLYE
- a CDS encoding RNA 2'-phosphotransferase; amino-acid sequence: MSKQKIRQQRQSLSRMVTYMLGHRPDEFGLLLDEEGFVSTKELLIALREEQGWSFVRESHLDALVREPADTTFEIADKQIRVAPGETHLELGPFPEVNPPVLLYHAARRKAYPAILEHGLKPSQWPWVPLYMTPEMALRVGSRRDRQPILLTVQAAKASRQGTVFWRPLEIIYLVKDLSPQFFSGPSLPPEKTVAEKKKPSPPPEPPTPGTFKLEPERDPDLWRRHQGEKRRKDRKDKDWKRAARKKRREKYR
- a CDS encoding Hsp20/alpha crystallin family protein; amino-acid sequence: MTALTLYDPLKGLLPRRRLFDDLFRPFFFDTFEEKEYTITPRVDVAETEHEYLVTAELPGFAEKEIQLEVNDGQLKLTAEHEEEKKEEQEEYHLRERRYGTYVRVFNLPENVDREKINAKMENGVLKVTLPKTEESKPKKIEIKVH